A single window of Solea senegalensis isolate Sse05_10M unplaced genomic scaffold, IFAPA_SoseM_1 scf7180000012806, whole genome shotgun sequence DNA harbors:
- the LOC122760010 gene encoding uncharacterized protein LOC122760010 codes for MQKLFRQEFHRVAARKGVRYYSIAEFFPLSQRDLWSWDGVHLSDGSGMRTLVTLLCDKCSQELAMALAQEESRSMLPAVPAPAPRLAPRLVVVGEACSPRPLHNPLDWKVVEPRRTGSSSPPKGVKVQLRDCSIPLTPVWFSPPMLEMMDSVRPGNLDQKEPSTSAKGPTGVKRPRSPSAPKKSCGNQKVKVEEWPELPKDVSVEVGDWPGVPKAVAEVPVERPRRRIVFKKRRTSQQGAAADVVEVMSGPSPVTIEDYPPLHSSPDLIQSKVAANVYTLPVTFDAGSVSSCEEEIIVVSDTDSEGSISFGWTDTLPLPEGSGSVGAGVDEGTVISDTDRFRGTQKLFEIAGVRVTVKVDGGASQSSSGKIGAKRKATTMPT; via the exons ATGCAGAAACTTTTTCGCCAGGAGTTTCACCGTGTGGCTGCACGCAAGG gtgTGAGGTACTACTCTATTGCAGAGTTCTTTCCTCTCAGCCAGCGTGACCTGTGGAGTTGGGATGGT GTGCACCTGAGTGATGGATCTGGGATGAGGACGCTGGTGACATTGCTATGCGACAAATGCAGTCAGGAGCTAGCGATGGCTCTTGCACAGGAGGAGTCGCGTAGCATGTTGCCAGCTgtccctgctcctgctcctcgtcTGGCTCCGAGGTTGGTTGTGGTTGGAGAGGCATGCTCTCCACGTCCGTTGCACAACCCATTGGATTGGAAGGTGGTTGAACCACGCAGGACG GGGAGCAGCTCGCCCCCTAAGGGAGTGAAGGTTCAGCTCAgg GATTGTTCCATCCCTCTCACTCCTGTCTGGTTCAGCCCACCAATGCTGGAGATGATGGACAGTGTCCGTCCAGGCAATCTTGATCAGAAGGAGCCCAGTACTTCTGCCAAGGGACCAACG gGGGTCAAGCGTCCTAGGAGCCCTTCTGCTCCAAAGAAGAGCTGTGGAAATCAGAAG GTGAAGGTGGAGGAGTGGCCTGAACTTCCCAAGGATGTTTCA gtggaggtgggggatTGGCCTGGAGTGCCCAAGGCTGTGGCG gAGGTCCCTGTGGAGCGTCCCCGCAGACGCATTGTCTTCAAGAAGAGGCGTACTTCTCAGCAG GGTGCAGCTGCAGATGTTGTGGAGGTGATGAGTGGACCATCACCTGTGACCATTGAAGACTATCCCCCTCTGCACAGCTCCCCAGACCTCATCCAAAGTAAGGTCGCTGCGAATGTTTATACTTTGCCGGTAACGTTTGATGCTGGGTCTGTTAGTTCATGTGAAGAGGAGATCATAGTGGTCTCTGATACAGACAGTGAGGGTTCCATTTCTTTTGGGTGGACTGATACTTTGCCATTACCGGAAGGTTCAGGGTCTGTTGGGGCAGGTGTAGATGAGGGCACAGTGATCTCTGATACAGACA GATTCAGAGGGACACAGAAGTTGTTTGAGATTGCTGGTGTTCGTGTCACTGTGAAAGTAGATGGTGGTGCGAGCCAGTCATCTTCAGGGAAGATTGGTGCAAAGCGCAAGGCTACTACAATGCCTACTC